In the Pristiophorus japonicus isolate sPriJap1 unplaced genomic scaffold, sPriJap1.hap1 HAP1_SCAFFOLD_455, whole genome shotgun sequence genome, one interval contains:
- the LOC139252334 gene encoding probable G-protein coupled receptor 139, whose translation MSYAVIFQIERIYYPLLAAVGITVNLVTIVILSRGKCGLSKCIARYLLGMAAADLSLVFIDVILKRMNSIYFPMNFLYITPICSLILVLYIAARDCSVWFTVAFTFDRFVTICCHRFTAKYCTERTAAVVLSAVWAVACLRSLPFYFSYQASFITDGVAWFCVTTDDYYTSTFWKAYEYIDSIITPLFPIFLILSFNALTIRHIIAANRVRKRIRNTENQRDPEMENRRKSMVLLFALSGNFILFWMTYVVHSLIWELQNYEYTDRHYSNPVYIAQQMGFMLQLLSCSTNTCIYGLSLTKFREELKTGLKYLVTLNGKLSSDFTTHPRVDVVTQGDTFRGKSQFYILGGNGHCALYDVTICEAREAQALRVSTRAKPALKFVAVAAFATPGR comes from the exons TTAActtggtgacgattgtgatcctgtcccgaggaAAGTGCGGCCTCTCCAAATGTATCGCTCGCTACCTGCTGGGAATGGCAGCGGCCGATCTGTCACTGGTTTTCATTGATGTGATACTGAAGCGAATGAATAGTATTTATTTCCCAATGAATTTCTTGTACATCACTCCGATATGTTCCCTCATTCTTGTCCTGTACATCGCAGCACGGGACTGCTCGGTTTGGTTCACAGTCGCTTTCACCTTCGATCGCTTTGTAACAATTTGTTGTCACAGGTTCACAgcgaaatattgcaccgagaggacAGCCGCTGTGGTTTTATCAGCCGTGTGGGCAGTGGCTTGTCTAAGGAGCCTTCCCTTTTACTTTTCATACCAGGCCTCCTTTATAACTGATGGTGTCGCGTGGTTCTGTGTCACAACTGATGACTATTACACTTCGACTTTTTGGAAGGCTTACGAGTATATCGATAGTATTATAACCCCTTTATTTCCCATCTTCCTCATTCTGTCCTTCAATGCTCTAACCATCAGGCATATTATAGCGGCAAATAGAGTCCGCAAGAGGATCCGGAACACTGAGAATCAGagagacccagagatggagaacagGAGGAAGTCCATGGTTTTGTTGTTTGCCCTCTCTGGCAATTTCATTCTCTTCTGGATGACGTATGTTGTACATTCCTTAATATGGGAATTGCAGAATTACGAATATACAGACAGACACTACAGTAATCCTGTCTACATCGCCCAACAAATGGGAttcatgcttcagctcctgagctgCTCCACAAACACGTGTATCTATGGCCTGAGTCTGACTAAGTTCAGAGAGGAGCTGAAGACAGGGCTGAAATATTTGGTTACACTCAATGGGAAATTAT CCAGCGACTTCACAACACATCCCCGTGTTGACGTTGTGACGCAAGGCGATACATTCAGGGGCAAAAGTCAATTTTACATCCTGGGCGGTAACGGgcactgcgcactttatgatgtcacgatctgcgaggCACGAGAAGCCCAGGCACTAAGAGTTAGCACCAgggctaaaccggcactgaagttcgtGGCCGTTGCTGCATTCGCCACGCCTGGGCGCTAA